In Phragmites australis chromosome 16, lpPhrAust1.1, whole genome shotgun sequence, one DNA window encodes the following:
- the LOC133896100 gene encoding disease resistance protein RGA5-like: protein MEVVVGASTGVMKPLLSKLTRLLEEEYDKLRGVSKQIRFLRDELSSMSITLQMLADAEDLSDLMKDWRDKLRELVYDIEDCVDAFMVRVDHDGPKGFKGFARKLKKLLARHEIANKIEELKSRVMEVSERHKRYSLVEQVHASMRYSHVEQASNSCTIFIDSRLPALYEEIDKLVGIDGPKKHIIERLSIGIDGYSTELKVISIAGCGGLGKTTLANQVYHTIKDQFQCAAFVSVSRTPDIRKILRDIARGVGITDNILDDDVQQLINKLREHLQDKRYFIVIDDVWVEKDWEIIRLALLDNNCGSRVITTTRSIPVATCCSSQGGYFYQMEPLSLDDSKRLFFKRAFDSENSCNPHLEDVPDRILRKCGGLPLAIITVSSMLSNEHARVEWDRVLNAIGSALANNPDAEKMTSILSLSYYDLPHHLRTCLLYLSVFPGYHWIEKKCLINRWIAEGFVHEEQERSAYEIGECYFNDLINRSMIQPGRVKYGQAKECRVHDIILDYIKCKAAEENFVTTLDAAERGYTSEYKVRRLCVNNPNEENVTICADLILSNVRSFTIFGYPMQSSLLAFTSLRLLDLGNCTGMKDHHLVNIEMMFHLKYLRLRSITKLPEKIGELQYLLTLDVRGTSIEELPPAITKLQRLAHLYVDRDTKFPEGMIGQMRNLEELRQYGVKSEEQGKALKEFSKLTKLRTLKIRWNFDFPDGSDGLSQAEGIHSYAGTLLSSCNLHNLYLSDSLEMYTMLPNSLETYPLSLDSWHPAAPCSLRKLCLKYFHIYKVPNWMGSFGNLGVLKLYIMCLRPEDVEILGAIPSLLFLKLSTHGGTNGRIIVHESNGFRSLKYFFLCIDNCGTALEFEVGSMPKLEHVKLEFCVHKMECLNGASNFGIQHLSALSKVEVIIRGNSRYDSDYDDGTIKCVTSAIKTAVETLPNHPTIRTDYIYPCVHFKFHLNRLNQELEGALSEWLKIWQIEEEQTEHATDGETAQKDETD, encoded by the exons ATGGAGGTTGTCGTCGGTGCTTCCACGGGGGTGATGAAACCGCTCTTGTCCAAGCTCACCAGGCTGCTGGAGGAAGAGTACGACAAGCTCAGAGGTGTGAGCAAGCAGATCAGGTTCTTGAGAGACGAGCTGAGCTCCATGAGTATCACGCTCCAGATGCTCGCTGATGCAGAGGATCTCAGCGATCTCATGAAAGATTGGAGGGACAAGTTACGCGAGCTGGTCTATGATATTGAGGATTGTGTGGATGCCTTCATGGTTCGTGTTGACCATGATGGACCCAAGGGCTTCAAGGGATTCGCTCGCAAGCTGAAGAAACTGTTAGCACGCCATGAGATCGCCAATAAAATTGAAGAACTCAAAAGCCGTGTAATGGAGGTAAGCGAGAGGCACAAGAGGTATAGTCTTGTTGAGCAGGTGCATGCATCAATGAGGTATAGTCATGTCGAGCAGGCATCAAACTCTTGCACCATTTTCATTGACTCCCGACTGCCAGCGCTCTATGAGGAGATAGACAAGCTCGTGGGCATTGATGGTCCTAAGAAACATATCATTGAGCGGTTATCCATAGGGATCGATGGTTATTCCACGGAACTTAAAGTGATATCAATTGCTGGTTGTGGAGGTCTTGGCAAGACAACTCTTGCAAACCAAGTCTACCACACCATTAAAGACCAGTTTCAGTGTGCAGCTTTTGTATCGGTATCTCGAACTCCTGATATAAGAAAGATTCTTAGAGACATTGCTAGAGGAGTGGGGATCACCGACAACATATTGGATGATGACGTGCAACAACTCATTAATAAACTTAGAGAACACCTCCAGGATAAAAG GTACTTCATTGTAATTGATGATGTATGGGTTGAAAAAGATTGGGAAATTATCAGGCTTGCATTATTGGATAATAATTGTGGGAGCAGAGTGATCACTACGACGCGTAGTATTCCAGTTGCAACATGTTGTTCTTCTCAAGGCGGATACTTTTATCAAATGGAGCCTCTTAGCTTAGATGACTCCAAAAGGTTGTTTTTTAAAAGAGCATTTGATTCTGAGAATTCATGCAATCCTCATTTGGAAGATGTTCCAGATAGAATATTAAGAAAATGTGGTGGTCTACCGTTGGCAATTATTACTGTATCTAGCATGTTAAGCAATGAGCATGCAAGAGTAGAATGGGATCGGGTATTAAATGCTATTGGTTCTGCACTTGCAAATAATCCTGATGCTGAGAAGATGACGAGTATTTTATCTCTGAGTTACTATGATCTTCCTCACCATCTAAGAACTTGTTTGTTGTATCTGAGTGTATTCCCAGGATATCATTGGATAGAGAAAAAGTGCTTAATAAATAGATGGATTGCTGAAGGGTTCGTTCATGAGGAACAAGAGCGCAGTGCATATGAAATTGGTGAATGTTATTTTAATGATCTCATCAATAGAAGCATGATCCAACCTGGTCGCGTAAAGTATGGTCAGGCGAAGGAATGTCGAGTTCATGACATCATTCTTGACTACATCAAATGCAAGGCTGCGGAGGAGAATTTTGTAACCACATTAGATGCTGCGGAGCGTGGATACACTTCAGAATACAAGGTTCGTAGGCTTTGTGTCAACAACCCCAATGAAGAAAATGTTACAATATGTGCAGACCTGATTCTGTCTAATGTTCGGTCGTTTACTATATTTGGGTACCCCATGCAATCCTCTTTGTTGGCTTTCACGTCTCTTCGTTTGCTGGATCTAGGAAATTGCACGGGCATGAAAGACCATCATCTTGTAAATATTGAAATGATGTTTCATCTGAAGTACTTACGTCTCCGCTCAATAACTAAGCTCCCTGAGAAAATTGGGGAACTGCAATATCTACTAACACTGGATGTACGAGGCACCAGCATTGAAGAACTGCCTCCAGCTATCACAAAGCTTCAACGACTGGCCCATTTATATGTTGATCGGGACACTAAATTTCCAGAGGGAATGATTGGACAGATGCGCAACTTGGAAGAGCTAAGGCAGTATGGAGTCAAATCCGAGGAACAAGGGAAGGCCCTGAAAGAATTCAGTAAACTAACCAAGCTGAGGACATTAAAAATTAGATGGAATTTTGATTTTCCAGATGGCTCAGATGGATTAAGCCAAGCTGAGGGCATTCACAGTTATGCGGGAACTTTATTATCTTCATGCAACCTTCATAATCTATATCTCTCGGACTCCTTAGAAATGTACACGATGCTCCCGAACTCCTTAGAAACGTACCCGCTGTCGTTGGATTCATGGCACCCTGCTGCTCCCTGTAGCCTCCGGAAGCTTTGCCTGAAATACTTTCACATCTACAAGGTGCCAAATTGGATGGGCTCATTTGGAAATCTCGGGGTGCTAAAATTGTATATCATGTGTTTGAGACCAGAAGATGTTGAGATCCTTGGAGCAATACCCAGTTTGCTTTTTCTCAAACTAAGCACTCACGGAGGCACCAATGGAAGGATTATTGTCCATGAAAGCAATGGATTCAGAAGTCTGAAATATTTCTTCCTATGCATCGATAACTGTGGGACCGCACTGGAGTTTGAAGTGGGATCGATGCCAAAGCTTGAGCACGTCAAGCTTGAGTTCTGTGTGCATAAGATGGAGTGCCTGAATGGTGCTTCTAATTTCGGCATCCAGCACCTCTCCGCTCTCAGCAAGGTTGAGGTCATTATTCGAGGCAACAGCAGGTATGACAGTGACTATGATGATGGCACCATCAAATGTGTTACAAGCGCCATTAAAACTGCCGTCGAGACACTTCCCAACCACCCCACTATCAGAACAGATTACATATATCCGTGTGTTCATTTCAAGTTC CATTTGAACCGGTTGAATCAAGAGCTGGAGGGGGCGTTAAGCGAGTGGCTCAAAATTTGGCAGATTGAAGAGGAGCAGACAGAGCATGCAACGGATGGAGAGACTGCACAAAAG GATGAGACTGATtaa
- the LOC133895001 gene encoding uncharacterized protein LOC133895001 has protein sequence MALFEALYGRKCFSPLCWDVGGERALLGPNFVQQTSKKVQEIHHNLLAAQSRQKSYADVRHHDLEFSFGDHVLLRVSLTKGIVHFGTTENLSPRYIDLFPVVARVGSLAYRLELPDLMRGMHNVLHVSMLRKCLHDPEHKIDLESIIVEQDLTVECHPACILDFFERVMTRRTIKFVKVFSSNQIEREATWELVDHMCKKNPELLETG, from the coding sequence ATGGCTCTTTTTGAGGCTTTGTATGGTCGGAAGTGTTTTTCTCCTCTTTGTTGGGATGTTGGGGGTGAGAGAGCTTTGCTTGGTCCAAACTTTGTTCAGCAGACCTCAAAGAAGGTGCAGGAAATTCATCATAATCTGTTGGCCGCTCAGagccgacagaagagctatgctgaTGTTAGGCATCATGACCTAGAGTTTTCCTTTGGGGATCACGTGCTTCTTAGGGTGTCACTGACCAAGGGTATTGTTCACTTTGGTACCACCGAGAATCTCAGTCCGCGGTACATTGACCTGTTTCCTGTTGTGGCCCGTGTTGGTAGTTTAGCCTACCGTTTGGAGTTGCCAGACTTGATGAGGGGAATGCACAATGTGTTACATGTCTCTATGCTACGGAAGTGTCTCCACGACCCTGAGCATAAGATCGATCTGGAGTCTATCATAGTGGAGCAGGATCTGACAGTGGAGTGCCATCCGGCGTGCATCTTGGACTTTTTCGAGCGAGTTATGACGAGGAGGACCAtcaagtttgtgaaggtctTTTCATCGAATCAGATTGAGCGTGAAGCCACATGGGAACTTGTGGATCATATGTGTAAGAAGAACCCCGAGCTCCTCGAAACTGGTTAG